In Pelosinus sp. IPA-1, a single genomic region encodes these proteins:
- a CDS encoding PBP1A family penicillin-binding protein, with product MQRLCIIVILIVSLFANNGCAFFTPQIDSLENLNLVAATQVFDSNGKLISKLFEENRIVVSINNISPYLQQAIVANEDSRFFNHIGIDPIGIVRAVWVNLRSGGLVEGGSTLTQQLAKNMFLTQERTFTRKIKEAFWAIIIERKFSKQEILQAYLNQVYFGEGAYGVEAASQVYFGKHASELTLGESALLAGLPRGPNLYSPYIDNQAALERRKTVLAGMVKEGYVTQKQAEEAQRQSIVLIGKKKRVVQASYFLDYVANELVGRYGANRVYKGGLKVYTTLDSVVQQGAEAVLGQYQGGVLALDPRTGYIKAMVGGRSYEESQLNRTMVEVRQPGSAFKPFVYAVALSQGLTANSVIIDQPININGYAPQNYDKKFHGPITLKKAIRLSVNVASVKLGQQVGIDKVLDLAKNMGITTLVPQDNNLATALGGLTQGVNLFEMATAYTAFANGGIVSRPISILKVLDENDQLLEEAHITQQSVLSSEVAYILTNMLQSVIEDGTGTPANIGRMAAGKTGTTDNYETAWFMGYTPELLVGIYVGNDNRTPVGISGTQVAGLWGKMMTQVVSGTKPTTFTIPPNVVTNIPICTDSGKRATPGCLEIEYSAFVKGTEPIVIDTQIRPKNQPKEKAEPSDNEKEKTPWWKLPLPRLPSM from the coding sequence ATGCAGCGTTTATGTATTATCGTTATATTGATTGTAAGCCTATTTGCAAATAATGGATGTGCTTTTTTTACACCACAAATTGATTCTTTGGAAAACTTAAATTTAGTCGCAGCAACCCAAGTTTTTGATTCTAATGGAAAGCTTATTTCGAAATTGTTTGAAGAAAATCGAATTGTGGTTTCAATAAATAATATATCTCCCTATCTGCAGCAAGCGATTGTTGCTAACGAAGATAGTCGATTTTTTAACCATATTGGTATAGATCCTATCGGTATTGTCCGTGCTGTTTGGGTTAATTTACGGTCAGGTGGCTTAGTAGAAGGGGGAAGTACGTTAACACAACAACTAGCTAAAAACATGTTTTTAACTCAGGAGCGTACTTTTACACGGAAAATAAAAGAAGCTTTTTGGGCTATTATCATTGAACGTAAGTTTTCCAAACAGGAAATTTTACAAGCTTATTTAAATCAAGTATATTTTGGTGAAGGTGCCTATGGAGTAGAAGCAGCGTCTCAAGTATACTTTGGGAAACATGCAAGCGAGCTTACGTTAGGAGAAAGTGCGTTGCTGGCAGGGTTGCCACGTGGACCAAATCTTTATTCGCCATATATTGATAATCAGGCAGCTTTGGAACGTAGGAAGACTGTCCTCGCTGGTATGGTGAAGGAAGGGTATGTTACACAAAAGCAAGCCGAAGAAGCACAAAGACAATCTATCGTATTAATCGGCAAAAAGAAAAGAGTGGTACAGGCATCTTATTTTCTTGATTATGTTGCGAATGAACTTGTTGGACGGTATGGTGCCAACCGGGTATATAAGGGCGGCTTAAAAGTTTATACAACACTAGATAGTGTTGTCCAGCAGGGGGCCGAAGCAGTCCTAGGCCAGTATCAAGGTGGGGTATTAGCACTTGATCCTCGTACGGGATATATCAAAGCTATGGTAGGTGGACGTAGTTATGAAGAAAGTCAACTAAATAGAACCATGGTAGAAGTACGTCAGCCAGGCTCTGCTTTTAAACCATTCGTATATGCTGTTGCCCTTAGTCAAGGATTGACTGCCAATTCAGTTATTATTGATCAACCGATTAATATTAACGGGTATGCTCCACAAAATTATGATAAAAAATTCCATGGACCAATCACCTTAAAAAAAGCAATTCGCTTGTCAGTCAATGTAGCATCTGTGAAGCTTGGACAGCAGGTGGGAATTGATAAAGTACTTGATTTGGCGAAGAATATGGGGATCACCACTTTAGTTCCACAAGATAATAATTTAGCTACTGCTTTGGGTGGCTTAACACAGGGTGTTAATTTGTTTGAAATGGCAACTGCTTATACTGCTTTTGCAAATGGCGGTATAGTATCTAGGCCAATATCGATTTTGAAAGTACTTGATGAAAATGATCAGTTGTTAGAAGAGGCGCATATAACACAGCAATCTGTACTTAGTAGCGAAGTTGCCTATATTTTAACAAACATGTTACAAAGTGTCATTGAAGATGGTACGGGTACACCTGCTAATATTGGGCGTATGGCAGCTGGTAAAACAGGAACAACTGATAATTATGAAACAGCCTGGTTTATGGGGTACACGCCTGAATTATTAGTTGGCATTTATGTTGGAAATGATAATAGGACACCAGTTGGTATTTCAGGTACCCAGGTAGCGGGATTGTGGGGAAAAATGATGACACAAGTAGTCAGCGGCACTAAACCGACAACTTTTACTATCCCCCCCAATGTAGTAACTAATATACCGATTTGTACGGACTCTGGTAAAAGGGCTACACCTGGGTGTTTAGAGATCGAGTACAGTGCCTTTGTTAAGGGAACAGAACCTATAGTTATTGATACCCAAATTCGTCCTAAAAATCAACCAAAGGAAAAAGCAGAGCCGTCTGATAATGAGAAAGAAAAAACACCCTGGTGGAAACTTCCGTTACCACGATTGCCCAGCATGTAA
- a CDS encoding polysaccharide deacetylase family protein, whose amino-acid sequence MVKRYSLFSFFGLIVIISFICFVSTPLSLAIPALQQTSSPPPASEISSSPDVYYITETANIVPTNEKPEYDIFTNKEREERQLSTVLPIIEPYYESKRVYLTFDDGPDPENTPLVLAILKENNIKATFFLVGTEIEKYPDIVKQIFMEGHAIGNHTYNHTYRDLYQSPTTYIEQLNRNDTIIKNILTVRPRISRAPGGSAGHFTKEYWSALKMQGYIEVGWNISSGDASAAKANDILNNIMYQTTKNTFLWDHAIVLLHDGRGHAESVKALPSVIKFYKEQGFQFHVINAKTPPAW is encoded by the coding sequence ATGGTAAAAAGGTACAGTCTATTTAGTTTTTTTGGCCTTATTGTTATTATTTCATTCATTTGCTTCGTATCCACTCCTCTTTCACTTGCGATACCGGCCTTACAACAAACCTCTTCGCCGCCCCCCGCTTCAGAAATAAGCTCTTCACCAGATGTGTACTATATTACGGAAACCGCGAATATCGTACCAACTAACGAAAAACCTGAGTATGATATTTTTACGAATAAAGAGCGAGAAGAACGACAATTATCAACTGTCTTGCCAATAATCGAACCTTACTACGAAAGTAAAAGAGTATACTTAACTTTTGATGATGGCCCTGACCCTGAAAATACCCCCTTGGTTTTAGCCATTCTTAAGGAAAACAACATAAAAGCAACTTTTTTCCTAGTCGGAACAGAGATTGAAAAATATCCTGATATTGTAAAGCAAATCTTCATGGAAGGACATGCTATCGGCAATCACACTTATAACCACACTTACCGTGACTTATATCAATCGCCTACTACTTATATTGAACAACTAAATCGCAATGATACTATCATTAAGAATATCCTAACTGTACGTCCTCGTATTTCTCGAGCACCCGGAGGTTCCGCTGGGCATTTTACTAAGGAATACTGGAGTGCTCTAAAGATGCAAGGCTATATAGAAGTAGGATGGAACATTAGCTCGGGAGATGCTTCTGCCGCAAAAGCAAATGACATCCTCAATAATATAATGTATCAAACAACTAAAAACACTTTTTTATGGGATCATGCTATTGTGTTACTGCATGATGGGAGGGGACATGCTGAATCCGTCAAAGCATTACCTTCTGTTATTAAATTTTATAAAGAACAAGGTTTCCAGTTTCATGTTATAAACGCAAAGACACCGCCTGCTTGGTAA
- the guaB gene encoding IMP dehydrogenase, which translates to MFENKFMQEGLTFDDVLLVPAKSDVLPKDVDVTTYLTKNIKLNLPIISAGMDTVTEARMAIAIAREGGIGVIHKNMPIERQASEIDKVKRSEHGIIVDPIFLSPENSLQDAQNLMEKYHISGVPVTKNDKLVGILTNRDLRFETDLTRKLHDCMTTEHLITAPVGTSLEDAKALLHKHRIEKLPLVDAEGNLKGLITIKDIEKAQKYPNSAKDKRGRLLVGAAIGVGADMLERVEAIVAAKVDVIVVDTAHGHSQGVIEAVKKIKSMYPEVDLIAGNVATAEATRDLIEAGVDAVKVGIGPGSICTTRIVAGIGVPQITAVYNCAKIAREHNIPIIADGGIKYSGDVVKAIAAGASVVMLGNLFAGTEESPGETVIYQGRSYKVYRGMGSLGAMAQGSKDRYFQENMDKLVPEGIEGRVPYKGTLADTAFQLLGGLRAGMGYCGVRTIEELINNTRFIRITGAGLKESHPHDISITKESPNYSL; encoded by the coding sequence ATGTTTGAAAATAAGTTTATGCAAGAAGGTTTGACGTTCGATGATGTTTTATTGGTGCCAGCAAAATCAGATGTTTTACCAAAAGATGTTGATGTTACTACATATTTAACTAAGAATATTAAGTTGAATTTACCGATAATTAGCGCTGGCATGGATACGGTAACAGAAGCGCGTATGGCGATTGCTATTGCCCGTGAAGGTGGCATTGGTGTCATTCATAAGAATATGCCAATAGAAAGGCAAGCAAGTGAAATTGACAAGGTAAAGCGATCAGAACATGGAATCATTGTTGATCCTATTTTCTTATCCCCTGAGAATTCGTTGCAAGATGCCCAAAACTTAATGGAAAAATATCACATATCAGGTGTTCCTGTTACCAAAAATGATAAATTAGTTGGTATTTTAACAAATAGAGATTTGCGATTCGAAACAGACTTAACTCGAAAATTGCATGATTGTATGACAACTGAACATCTTATTACAGCTCCAGTCGGAACATCTTTAGAAGACGCTAAAGCATTGTTACATAAACATAGAATAGAGAAATTACCATTAGTAGATGCAGAAGGAAATTTAAAAGGTTTGATTACAATTAAGGATATTGAAAAGGCACAAAAATATCCTAATTCGGCAAAAGACAAACGAGGCAGACTATTAGTAGGTGCTGCCATTGGTGTTGGGGCTGATATGTTAGAACGGGTAGAAGCTATTGTTGCTGCGAAAGTAGATGTTATTGTAGTAGATACTGCCCATGGGCATTCGCAAGGTGTAATAGAAGCTGTTAAAAAGATTAAATCGATGTATCCTGAAGTAGATTTAATTGCCGGTAATGTGGCTACTGCAGAAGCGACACGTGACTTGATCGAGGCAGGGGTTGATGCTGTAAAAGTTGGTATTGGACCGGGTTCTATATGTACCACTCGAATTGTTGCCGGTATTGGTGTGCCCCAAATAACTGCCGTGTATAATTGTGCAAAAATTGCTAGGGAACATAACATTCCGATTATTGCGGATGGTGGTATTAAATATTCTGGAGATGTTGTGAAAGCGATTGCTGCTGGTGCTAGTGTTGTTATGCTTGGTAATTTGTTTGCTGGAACAGAAGAAAGCCCTGGTGAGACTGTTATTTACCAAGGACGTAGCTATAAAGTTTATCGTGGCATGGGATCTTTAGGGGCTATGGCACAAGGCAGTAAAGATCGTTATTTTCAAGAGAACATGGATAAGTTAGTTCCAGAAGGCATCGAGGGTCGCGTACCGTATAAGGGTACATTGGCTGATACGGCATTCCAATTGTTGGGTGGACTTAGAGCTGGCATGGGATATTGTGGTGTGCGCACCATTGAGGAGTTAATTAACAATACTCGGTTTATTCGCATTACAGGAGCTGGGCTAAAGGAAAGCCATCCTCATGATATCAGTATTACGAAAGAATCACCTAATTATAGTTTATAA
- a CDS encoding 2-hydroxymuconate tautomerase has product MPIVQIDMIEGRTVEQKREMAKKVTQAITETANCPADAVTIVIRDAAKSNIAKAGVLMSDK; this is encoded by the coding sequence ATGCCAATCGTACAAATTGATATGATAGAGGGACGCACCGTTGAACAAAAACGTGAAATGGCGAAAAAAGTGACACAAGCAATTACGGAAACTGCTAATTGTCCTGCTGATGCAGTAACAATTGTTATTCGGGACGCAGCCAAGAGCAATATAGCAAAAGCTGGAGTTTTAATGTCAGATAAGTAA
- a CDS encoding TVP38/TMEM64 family protein has product MARFFGWLFLIFLLGATYFWQPDFFQHSYSILKHGDIVSLAEYLRSFGAWSIVVTIILFIVMTFTIVFPFMILSGAAGIIYGLFWGVVISWTGEVIGAVVMFIFARYFFRQIIAGWITKSKYLKQVDDYSAANGFKALLIARLLPLAPSGIITAVAAISRISFKDFMLATIFGKLPPVIIKVLIGHDIVFAGENMTRLIVLVIVVIGVYVGLWWYKRHKDQNKVKY; this is encoded by the coding sequence ATGGCTAGGTTTTTCGGATGGCTGTTTTTGATTTTTTTACTTGGGGCAACATATTTTTGGCAACCAGACTTTTTTCAACATTCATATAGTATTCTTAAACATGGCGACATTGTTTCGTTGGCAGAGTATTTACGAAGTTTTGGTGCATGGTCAATTGTTGTAACAATTATTTTATTTATTGTTATGACATTTACAATTGTATTTCCTTTTATGATTTTATCAGGTGCAGCTGGTATTATTTATGGCTTGTTTTGGGGAGTAGTTATTTCATGGACGGGAGAAGTAATTGGTGCAGTCGTTATGTTTATTTTTGCACGCTATTTTTTCAGGCAGATTATAGCGGGGTGGATTACAAAAAGCAAATATTTGAAACAAGTGGATGATTATAGTGCTGCTAACGGATTTAAGGCTTTGCTGATTGCTCGGTTACTCCCCTTAGCACCCTCAGGGATTATTACTGCTGTTGCAGCGATAAGTCGCATTAGTTTTAAAGATTTCATGCTAGCAACTATTTTCGGTAAATTACCGCCAGTGATTATTAAAGTTCTCATTGGGCACGATATCGTTTTTGCTGGGGAAAACATGACACGTCTAATTGTATTAGTCATAGTGGTAATTGGTGTATACGTAGGATTATGGTGGTATAAGCGGCACAAAGATCAAAATAAGGTTAAATACTAA
- the recG gene encoding ATP-dependent DNA helicase RecG, translating into MGNCWRDPIQYIKGVGPIKANSLAKLGLFTVGHLFEHFPHRYDDRSQITMIRNVTDGQVETFRAGVIGCMESKPRPGLHITKIAVNDSSGVAQLVWFNQPHMKKIYKPGVELLITGKVKKTYQVEVQNPEIEIITEAEEFDTGKIVPVYAASESINQRFLRTIIKQVLHGYCDIDEILPSTILTQFSLLDRKKAFENIHFPQSMEMLQCARRRLVFEELYLLQCGLLYIKKKNRSNTVGIKHGPDSSVSTQVKGQLPFTLTNDQKKVLLEIKLDMEDMKPMQRLLQGDVGSGKTVIAALALAKTVENGYQGAMMVPTEILAEQHYHTLSSIFVPLGIKVRILTGKLSRRVREQALQEIQCGLTHVVVGTHALIQEAVEFQCLGLVVTDEQHRFGVRQRAQLQGKGNSPDVLVMTATPIPRTMALTVYGDLDVSAIRELPPGRKQIKTFVRGSDRRRLVYEFIKNEVKNGRQAYVVCPLVEESEKINAQSAVELYEELMQTELDGIPCGLVHGKMKGKDKELVMDGFYRGEIKVLVATTVIEVGVNVPNATVMAIENAERFGLAQLHQLRGRIGRGEHQSYCILLSDNKNSETQERLGIMTKTNDGFVLAEEDLKMRGPGQFFGTRQHGLPDLKIADIINDIGVFLEARQAAESTMATSEDFNYIRPALITRFGQEFGGIFSN; encoded by the coding sequence TTGGGGAATTGCTGGAGAGATCCAATTCAATATATTAAGGGTGTAGGTCCGATAAAAGCAAATTCTTTGGCTAAATTGGGATTGTTTACAGTTGGTCATCTGTTTGAACATTTCCCTCATCGTTACGATGATCGTAGCCAAATTACTATGATAAGAAATGTAACGGATGGACAAGTAGAGACGTTTAGGGCTGGGGTTATCGGGTGTATGGAGAGTAAACCTCGTCCTGGCTTACATATCACCAAAATTGCAGTAAATGATTCATCCGGAGTAGCTCAGTTAGTATGGTTTAATCAGCCCCATATGAAGAAAATATATAAGCCTGGTGTAGAACTTCTCATAACAGGTAAGGTAAAAAAAACATATCAAGTGGAAGTTCAAAACCCGGAAATTGAGATCATTACAGAGGCTGAAGAGTTTGATACTGGAAAAATTGTACCAGTGTATGCCGCTAGTGAAAGTATTAATCAGCGCTTTTTAAGAACGATCATTAAACAGGTACTTCATGGTTATTGTGATATTGATGAAATATTACCTTCTACGATTTTGACTCAATTTTCTTTGCTAGACCGTAAAAAAGCTTTTGAAAACATTCATTTTCCTCAAAGTATGGAAATGCTTCAGTGTGCGAGAAGAAGGCTGGTCTTTGAGGAATTATATTTGTTACAGTGTGGTTTGCTATATATCAAAAAGAAAAATAGAAGTAACACTGTTGGCATAAAACATGGACCTGACAGTAGTGTTTCTACACAAGTGAAAGGCCAATTACCATTTACCCTTACTAATGACCAAAAGAAGGTATTGTTAGAGATTAAGCTCGATATGGAAGATATGAAACCCATGCAACGCTTATTACAAGGTGATGTAGGCTCCGGCAAAACAGTCATTGCTGCTTTGGCGTTAGCTAAAACAGTTGAAAATGGTTATCAAGGAGCTATGATGGTTCCTACAGAAATACTAGCAGAGCAACATTATCACACATTATCAAGTATATTTGTGCCATTAGGAATTAAGGTAAGAATACTTACAGGTAAACTATCACGGCGTGTCCGTGAGCAAGCCTTACAAGAGATTCAGTGCGGTTTAACACACGTAGTAGTAGGTACCCATGCCTTGATTCAAGAAGCAGTTGAGTTTCAATGTCTAGGGCTAGTGGTTACAGATGAACAACATCGCTTTGGCGTTCGTCAACGAGCTCAGTTACAGGGAAAGGGTAATTCGCCAGATGTGTTGGTGATGACAGCTACACCCATACCGCGGACGATGGCTTTAACCGTATATGGAGATCTCGACGTTTCTGCGATTAGAGAATTACCACCTGGGCGTAAACAAATAAAAACATTTGTAAGAGGATCAGATCGTAGACGGTTAGTCTATGAGTTTATTAAGAATGAAGTTAAGAATGGGCGTCAGGCTTATGTAGTTTGTCCTCTAGTCGAAGAATCAGAAAAAATTAATGCCCAGTCTGCAGTAGAGTTATATGAAGAATTAATGCAAACCGAATTAGATGGTATACCTTGTGGCCTAGTACACGGCAAGATGAAAGGTAAAGATAAGGAGCTAGTTATGGATGGGTTTTATCGTGGTGAAATCAAAGTCTTGGTGGCTACGACGGTGATTGAAGTTGGAGTCAACGTGCCAAATGCAACAGTTATGGCTATTGAGAATGCAGAACGTTTCGGCTTGGCTCAACTACATCAACTCAGGGGACGAATTGGTAGGGGGGAGCACCAATCTTACTGTATTTTGCTCTCTGATAACAAAAACTCGGAAACACAAGAAAGGCTTGGGATTATGACGAAAACGAATGATGGTTTTGTGCTGGCCGAAGAAGATTTAAAGATGCGTGGCCCTGGACAATTTTTTGGCACTAGACAGCATGGCTTACCGGATTTAAAAATCGCGGACATTATAAATGATATAGGTGTTTTCTTAGAGGCTAGACAGGCTGCAGAAAGCACAATGGCTACGTCTGAAGATTTTAATTATATACGACCGGCATTAATTACGCGGTTTGGTCAAGAATTTGGTGGAATTTTTAGCAATTAA
- a CDS encoding DUF1858 domain-containing protein has translation MITRQTSIIELLRSHPLVREVFAKHGMGCIGCMGAATETIENGAKMHDIDVEALLKELNELCLKK, from the coding sequence GTGATTACTAGACAAACGTCAATCATTGAGCTTCTTCGATCTCATCCCTTGGTACGTGAGGTTTTTGCTAAACATGGTATGGGATGTATTGGATGCATGGGAGCAGCAACTGAGACAATTGAAAATGGAGCTAAGATGCATGATATTGATGTTGAGGCATTGCTAAAGGAATTAAATGAATTATGCTTGAAAAAATAG
- the rpmB gene encoding 50S ribosomal protein L28 produces MANLCEICSKSLTSGSNVSHSHLKTKRTWKPNIQRVKAVVNGETKRINTCTRCLRSGKVQRAI; encoded by the coding sequence ATGGCAAATCTTTGTGAAATCTGCAGTAAAAGCCTAACTAGCGGCTCTAATGTCAGCCACTCTCACTTAAAAACTAAACGCACTTGGAAACCCAACATCCAACGGGTTAAAGCGGTTGTTAACGGTGAAACAAAACGAATTAATACTTGCACTCGTTGCTTACGTTCTGGAAAAGTTCAGCGTGCTATCTAA
- the hslO gene encoding Hsp33 family molecular chaperone HslO, with amino-acid sequence MGDHIIRATTVGGVRAFAAVTTTLVEEARKRHDCYPVAAAALGRTMTGALLLAVNLKTDESITIRISGDGPLGEIVTDAHASGSVRGYVRNPHVELPLRGNKLDVGAGVGNGQISVTRFTGLKQPFTGNADLVSGEIAEDITNYLLVSEQTPSTVALGVLVQPDLTVTAAGGFMVQALPNADDEVLSQIEKNIAALPPVSQLVSEGIDAAGIINRIFAGLPVSMYDEIPLQFECHCSYERVQKVLVSLGEMEINDILVTDGHAEVCCPFCSEKYQFNKDDLELVLTLIKGE; translated from the coding sequence ATGGGCGATCATATTATAAGAGCGACTACAGTTGGTGGGGTGCGCGCTTTTGCCGCAGTAACTACTACATTAGTTGAAGAGGCTAGAAAGCGCCATGATTGTTATCCAGTCGCTGCGGCAGCCCTAGGGCGTACTATGACTGGAGCATTATTGTTAGCTGTCAATCTTAAAACCGATGAAAGTATTACAATTCGTATTTCTGGAGATGGACCGCTTGGTGAAATTGTCACGGATGCTCATGCTAGTGGAAGTGTACGTGGTTATGTAAGAAACCCGCATGTTGAGTTGCCTTTACGTGGTAATAAACTTGACGTTGGGGCAGGCGTTGGTAATGGGCAAATTTCTGTTACACGATTTACAGGCTTAAAACAGCCTTTTACTGGCAATGCAGATTTAGTTAGTGGTGAAATAGCGGAGGATATCACTAATTATTTATTAGTCTCAGAGCAAACACCTTCAACGGTAGCTTTAGGTGTTTTAGTTCAACCAGATTTAACGGTAACAGCGGCAGGCGGATTTATGGTGCAAGCGTTACCTAATGCAGATGATGAAGTTTTAAGCCAAATCGAGAAGAATATAGCAGCACTACCGCCAGTTTCTCAATTGGTAAGTGAGGGCATTGATGCTGCAGGTATTATCAATAGAATCTTTGCAGGCTTACCAGTTAGTATGTATGATGAAATTCCCTTGCAATTTGAATGTCATTGTTCTTATGAACGCGTACAGAAAGTGCTTGTTAGTCTTGGTGAAATGGAAATTAACGATATTCTTGTTACCGATGGACATGCAGAAGTGTGTTGCCCTTTTTGCAGTGAAAAATATCAATTTAACAAAGACGATCTTGAGTTAGTTTTAACCCTAATTAAAGGAGAATAG
- the yfcE gene encoding phosphodiesterase yields the protein MNIGIISDTHGCANTWEKIYNKYFFECDFIIHAGDILYHGPRNDIPKEYDPKRLAELLNNSPVPIITACGNCDADVDSMVLTMPIQSPYAYIMVDGLRIVANHGHNFTEETKREMAGKFKADLFITGHTHVASLEKHNGIVYLNPGSPAMSKRLDGLATFARLRDRVVEVIDVITGQVVISELL from the coding sequence ATGAATATTGGGATTATTAGTGATACCCATGGTTGTGCGAATACTTGGGAAAAAATATATAACAAATATTTTTTCGAATGTGATTTTATTATTCATGCTGGAGATATACTATATCATGGTCCTCGCAATGATATTCCCAAAGAATATGATCCTAAACGGCTAGCTGAATTGTTAAATAATTCTCCAGTCCCAATTATAACTGCTTGTGGCAATTGTGATGCGGATGTGGATAGCATGGTTCTAACTATGCCTATTCAATCGCCATATGCATATATTATGGTTGATGGATTGCGTATCGTAGCAAATCACGGACATAACTTTACGGAAGAGACGAAGAGGGAAATGGCAGGTAAGTTTAAAGCAGATCTATTTATTACTGGACACACCCATGTGGCTTCATTAGAGAAGCATAATGGTATTGTCTATTTGAATCCAGGTTCCCCAGCTATGTCCAAGAGACTTGATGGACTTGCTACATTTGCTAGGCTTAGGGATCGTGTTGTTGAAGTAATAGACGTTATCACAGGACAAGTAGTAATCTCAGAATTGTTATAG
- the ribE gene encoding 6,7-dimethyl-8-ribityllumazine synthase, whose translation MIRVIEGQLVAEGLKIGVVVARFNEFINSKLLDGALDGLKRHGVKEEDIEVLWVPGAFEIPLVAQKMAVSKKYDAVICLGTVIRGSTSHYDYVCSEVSKGVAHVGMATGVPTIFGVLTTESIEQAIERAGTKAGNKGFESAVTAIEMANLLKQI comes from the coding sequence ATGATAAGAGTTATAGAAGGACAATTAGTAGCAGAAGGACTGAAAATTGGTGTCGTAGTTGCAAGGTTTAATGAATTTATCAATTCAAAATTGCTAGATGGTGCATTGGATGGCCTTAAAAGACACGGTGTGAAGGAGGAAGATATAGAAGTACTTTGGGTTCCAGGGGCCTTTGAAATACCCCTAGTAGCTCAAAAAATGGCCGTCAGTAAAAAGTATGATGCCGTAATTTGCTTAGGTACAGTCATTCGAGGTAGCACTTCTCACTATGATTATGTTTGCTCGGAAGTATCCAAAGGAGTTGCTCACGTCGGCATGGCTACAGGAGTTCCTACTATCTTTGGTGTACTTACTACGGAAAGTATTGAACAGGCTATCGAACGCGCTGGTACAAAAGCTGGAAATAAAGGTTTTGAATCTGCAGTAACAGCAATTGAAATGGCTAACTTATTAAAACAAATCTGA